A part of Streptomyces sp. NBC_01497 genomic DNA contains:
- a CDS encoding DUF427 domain-containing protein, which translates to MTAGHTITVEESTQHVRVERDGQVLADSHSPLALHETGCPVRYYLPPQDVRLDLLTPSDTTTHCPFKGDASYWSLPDAPDLVWAYEEPKAEVESIKGHFCFYDTEVISA; encoded by the coding sequence ATGACCGCTGGACACACGATCACCGTCGAAGAGAGCACCCAGCATGTCCGGGTGGAGCGGGACGGGCAGGTCCTCGCGGACAGCCACAGCCCGCTGGCCCTGCACGAGACCGGCTGTCCCGTGCGCTACTACCTGCCGCCGCAGGACGTGCGGCTCGATCTGCTGACGCCCTCGGACACCACCACCCACTGCCCCTTCAAGGGCGACGCGTCCTACTGGTCGCTGCCGGACGCGCCGGACCTCGTCTGGGCGTACGAGGAGCCGAAGGCGGAGGTCGAGTCCATCAAGGGGCACTTCTGCTTCTACGACACGGAGGTCATCAGCGCCTGA
- a CDS encoding ABC transporter substrate-binding protein, translating to MRTRLMCATGAFSLLLVAGCGAGAADGGSIGTTAVVSSRAQRVYDRIQALPPAKQRAMAVQLADEEGSLEVYTSLTDDVADAVTKAFQKQFPHVRISMFRGNSETILQRILQESQARRLGADAVESDFLEMSSLDSQRALAQYTGPGQARVAASSRFPDWTADRFNVFLPAWNTDLVKTADVPRSWEALADPAYKGEITLEPTDSDWYENVTHYWLTHGKSQAQVDVLWKHIVANSHVTKGHTTIMALLGAGQTPLDSMNYTYITEQARLKGAPVAYRLPDGTNPLPAFPRPNGVGMLRGAAHPAAAWLFYDWMLDEGQKILVGLHLTPSTEVPGDTSLRGIHLAPFDVKGLTDTSTDWDKKYDEQLRGVTSAKGGG from the coding sequence GTGCGGACCCGGCTCATGTGCGCCACAGGCGCCTTCTCCCTTCTCCTGGTCGCCGGCTGCGGTGCGGGCGCGGCCGACGGCGGAAGCATCGGCACCACCGCCGTCGTCTCCTCGCGCGCCCAGCGGGTGTACGACCGGATCCAGGCGCTTCCCCCGGCGAAACAGCGCGCCATGGCGGTTCAACTGGCTGACGAAGAAGGCTCGTTGGAGGTCTACACCTCGCTCACCGACGATGTCGCGGACGCCGTGACCAAGGCCTTCCAGAAGCAGTTCCCGCACGTGCGGATCTCGATGTTCCGCGGCAACTCGGAGACGATCCTCCAGCGCATCCTGCAGGAGTCGCAGGCGCGCAGGCTCGGCGCCGACGCCGTGGAATCGGACTTCCTCGAAATGTCGTCACTCGACAGCCAGCGGGCACTGGCCCAGTACACCGGCCCCGGCCAGGCGCGGGTCGCCGCCTCCAGCCGGTTCCCCGACTGGACCGCGGACCGGTTCAACGTGTTCCTGCCCGCCTGGAACACCGACCTCGTCAAGACGGCGGACGTGCCGCGCAGTTGGGAGGCGCTCGCCGACCCGGCGTACAAGGGGGAAATCACCCTCGAACCCACCGACAGCGACTGGTACGAGAACGTCACCCACTACTGGCTGACCCACGGCAAGAGCCAGGCCCAGGTGGACGTCCTGTGGAAGCACATCGTCGCCAACTCCCACGTCACCAAGGGCCACACCACGATCATGGCGCTGCTCGGCGCCGGTCAGACGCCGCTCGACTCGATGAACTACACGTACATCACCGAACAGGCCCGGCTGAAGGGCGCGCCGGTCGCCTACCGGCTGCCCGACGGCACGAACCCGCTGCCCGCCTTCCCCCGTCCCAACGGGGTGGGCATGCTGCGCGGCGCCGCGCACCCGGCCGCGGCCTGGCTGTTCTACGACTGGATGCTGGACGAGGGCCAGAAGATCCTGGTCGGTCTGCATCTCACACCGTCCACGGAGGTGCCGGGCGACACCAGCCTGCGGGGCATCCACCTGGCCCCCTTCGACGTGAAGGGACTCACCGACACCTCGACCGACTGGGACAAGAAGTACGACGAACAGCTGCGCGGCGTCACGTCCGCGAAGGGCGGCGGCTGA
- a CDS encoding TIGR00730 family Rossman fold protein: MNICVFLSAADLDERYTRPAREFAELLGRGGHTLVWGGSDRGLMKVVADGVADSGGRLVGVSVEFLAASAREGADEMVVARDLAERKALLLAKSDAVVVMVGGTGTLDEATEILELKKHGKHTKPVVLLNTEGFYDGLKRQFQRMDEEGFLPVPLTDLVFFAQDGVGALAYLEESMGIE; this comes from the coding sequence ATGAATATCTGCGTCTTCCTCTCCGCCGCCGACCTCGACGAGCGCTACACCCGCCCGGCGCGCGAATTCGCCGAGCTGCTCGGACGGGGTGGCCACACCCTGGTGTGGGGCGGCTCGGACCGGGGGCTGATGAAGGTCGTCGCGGACGGCGTCGCGGACAGCGGCGGCCGCCTCGTCGGCGTGTCCGTCGAGTTCCTCGCCGCCTCCGCCCGCGAAGGGGCCGACGAGATGGTCGTCGCGCGCGACCTCGCCGAGCGCAAGGCGCTGCTTCTCGCGAAGTCCGACGCGGTCGTCGTCATGGTCGGCGGCACCGGCACGCTGGACGAGGCCACCGAGATCCTGGAGCTGAAGAAGCACGGCAAGCACACCAAGCCGGTGGTGCTGCTGAACACGGAGGGCTTCTACGACGGCCTCAAGCGGCAGTTCCAGCGGATGGACGAGGAGGGCTTCCTCCCCGTGCCGCTGACGGACCTCGTGTTCTTCGCGCAGGACGGCGTGGGCGCGCTGGCCTACCTGGAGGAGTCCATGGGCATCGAGTGA
- a CDS encoding NAD-dependent epimerase/dehydratase family protein, with protein MRLLVLGGTAFVGRAIVADALEQGDDVTVFGRGRTGSGLFPGVRRLTGDRDTDDYEALRAEHAGRGRSWDAVVDVSGYVPRHVGGAMDALGDGVGRYLFISSNAVYAGPGGDEDTPRKEPVRHTEVLDNETYGRLKVACEDDVSARYGRRATVVRPGKVVGPHDTSGSFPYWVRRAAAGGRVALPADPAQPVQVVDVRDLARLVVGLLHNDRAGAFHAVGPAEPTTLAGLIGTCARTAGSTVEIVPVPPSSAPSPFPLVRADTFTQRRSPARARAAGLPATPLAKTAADVLAWDRERGEPPLEEGFTAEAEARALATG; from the coding sequence ATGCGACTACTGGTGCTGGGCGGAACGGCCTTCGTGGGACGGGCGATCGTGGCGGACGCGCTGGAACAGGGCGACGACGTCACCGTGTTCGGGCGCGGCCGGACGGGCTCCGGACTCTTCCCCGGCGTGCGGCGGCTGACCGGCGACCGTGACACCGACGACTACGAGGCGCTGCGCGCGGAGCACGCGGGCCGGGGCCGGTCCTGGGACGCGGTCGTCGACGTCAGCGGCTACGTCCCGCGGCACGTCGGCGGCGCGATGGACGCGCTCGGCGACGGGGTCGGGCGCTATCTCTTCATCTCCAGCAACGCCGTGTACGCGGGCCCGGGAGGCGATGAGGACACCCCGCGCAAGGAGCCCGTACGGCACACGGAGGTACTGGACAACGAGACGTACGGGCGGCTGAAGGTCGCGTGCGAGGACGACGTGAGCGCCCGGTACGGCAGGCGGGCGACCGTGGTCCGTCCCGGCAAGGTCGTCGGCCCCCATGACACGAGCGGGTCGTTCCCCTACTGGGTGCGCCGCGCCGCCGCGGGCGGCCGGGTGGCCCTGCCCGCCGACCCGGCCCAGCCCGTGCAGGTCGTCGACGTACGCGATCTGGCACGGCTGGTGGTCGGGCTCCTCCACAACGACCGCGCCGGCGCCTTCCACGCGGTGGGCCCGGCGGAGCCGACCACGCTGGCGGGGCTCATCGGGACGTGTGCGCGCACGGCGGGCAGCACGGTGGAGATCGTCCCGGTCCCGCCGTCGTCGGCGCCGTCGCCCTTCCCCCTCGTACGGGCGGACACGTTCACACAGCGCCGCAGCCCGGCCCGGGCCCGGGCGGCGGGCCTGCCGGCCACGCCGCTGGCGAAGACGGCGGCCGATGTCCTCGCCTGGGACCGCGAGCGGGGCGAGCCGCCGTTGGAGGAGGGGTTCACCGCGGAGGCCGAGGCGCGGGCGCTGGCCACGGGGTGA
- a CDS encoding MmyB family transcriptional regulator, which produces MRSSHDTKVLQHPIVGELTLHTEALTFPGDRDQTLFTFLADPGSASDEALTVLSAWAVDHGRPGQRGSGAEGGGRPLPYASGREELP; this is translated from the coding sequence GTGCGGTCGAGTCACGACACCAAGGTCCTCCAGCACCCGATCGTCGGTGAGCTCACGCTGCACACCGAGGCGCTGACCTTCCCGGGCGACCGTGACCAGACGCTGTTCACGTTTCTCGCCGATCCCGGATCGGCGTCGGACGAGGCCCTGACGGTGCTGTCCGCCTGGGCCGTGGACCATGGCAGGCCGGGGCAGCGCGGGTCGGGCGCGGAGGGCGGCGGCAGGCCGCTCCCGTACGCCTCAGGCCGCGAAGAACTCCCGTAG
- a CDS encoding alpha/beta fold hydrolase, with protein MRTLPVCTPMDNVGRAESGDGTVIAYRRAGSGRPVILVGGSFGTARTSAPLAGLLAADFRVITYDRRGRGHSGDTAPYAVEREIEDIAALLAAAGGSASLFGVSSGAALVLRAAAAGLPITQIAVYEPPYRADPAEVADRPAYSRRLAALLADGSRAEAIGQVLTGVGVTAAEIEDLRHTDDWPSLLALAPTLAYDDALIGTGLVPADRLADIRVRAMVVDGGASPPAMRAGARAVANALPRGRHRTLTGQTHAVAPHVLAPVLREFFAA; from the coding sequence GTGCGCACTCTCCCGGTCTGCACCCCCATGGACAACGTGGGCAGGGCGGAGTCGGGGGACGGCACCGTGATCGCGTACCGGCGTGCGGGCAGCGGCCGGCCGGTGATCCTCGTGGGCGGCTCGTTCGGCACGGCGCGGACGTCGGCGCCGCTGGCGGGTCTGCTCGCGGCGGACTTCCGCGTCATCACCTACGACCGGCGCGGCAGGGGACACAGCGGCGACACCGCGCCCTACGCGGTGGAGCGGGAGATCGAGGACATCGCGGCCCTGCTCGCGGCGGCGGGCGGCAGCGCCTCGCTCTTCGGGGTCTCCTCGGGCGCCGCGCTCGTCCTGCGCGCCGCCGCGGCCGGCCTGCCGATCACGCAGATCGCGGTGTACGAGCCCCCCTACCGCGCCGATCCCGCCGAGGTCGCCGACCGCCCCGCGTACAGCCGCCGGCTGGCCGCCCTGCTGGCGGACGGCAGCAGGGCCGAGGCGATCGGGCAGGTCCTCACGGGCGTCGGGGTGACCGCGGCCGAGATCGAGGACCTGCGGCACACGGACGACTGGCCCTCGCTGCTGGCGCTCGCGCCGACCCTCGCGTACGACGACGCGCTGATCGGCACGGGCCTGGTCCCGGCGGACCGGCTCGCGGACATCCGTGTCCGGGCGATGGTCGTGGACGGCGGGGCGAGCCCGCCCGCGATGCGCGCGGGCGCCCGCGCCGTCGCGAACGCGCTGCCGCGGGGCCGCCACCGCACCCTGACGGGCCAGACCCACGCTGTGGCGCCCCACGTACTGGCCCCGGTGCTACGGGAGTTCTTCGCGGCCTGA
- a CDS encoding ABC transporter ATP-binding protein, with the protein MLTVDNLVKSYGAARGRRGSGPAEASGTGQAADGSRVFAVAGVSFEVKDGELFTLLGPSGCGKTTTLRSVAGLERPDGGTISLSERVLFDAAKGVDVPANRRELGMVFQSYAIWPHMSVAKNVSFPLDILPSSRRPARAEIDRRVRRMLEVTELGAFADRSATKLSGGQQQRLALARALVIQPEVMLLDEPLSNLDAKLRESMRFELKRLQRELGLTAIYVTHDQSEALVMSSRIAVMNEGRVEQIGKPRDIYTGPATRFVAEFIGTSNFLPGVVASVDGDEVSVDTADGRLVCRGAAGRPAVGSEVLLSIRPEAVSLATSPQPDAVNRWAGEVLGRAFMGDCVDHVVRVGELEIRIRSNPTQSIEPGTRVHLAADPAKVTLVPAG; encoded by the coding sequence ATGTTGACTGTGGACAACCTGGTGAAGAGTTACGGCGCGGCGCGCGGCAGGCGCGGGAGCGGCCCGGCCGAGGCCTCCGGCACCGGCCAGGCCGCCGACGGCAGCCGCGTGTTCGCGGTGGCCGGGGTGAGTTTCGAGGTGAAGGACGGCGAACTCTTCACCCTGCTGGGCCCGTCGGGCTGCGGGAAGACGACCACCCTGCGCTCGGTCGCGGGGCTCGAACGCCCGGACGGCGGCACGATCTCCCTGTCCGAGCGCGTGCTGTTCGACGCGGCCAAGGGCGTCGACGTACCCGCGAACCGGCGCGAGCTGGGCATGGTCTTCCAGTCGTACGCGATCTGGCCGCACATGAGCGTCGCGAAGAACGTGTCGTTCCCCCTCGACATCCTGCCGTCCTCCCGGCGCCCCGCGCGGGCCGAGATCGACCGCAGGGTGCGCCGGATGCTGGAGGTCACCGAACTCGGTGCGTTCGCGGACCGCAGCGCGACCAAGCTCTCCGGCGGCCAGCAGCAGCGCCTCGCGCTCGCCCGCGCGCTGGTGATCCAGCCGGAGGTGATGCTGCTCGACGAGCCGCTGTCGAACCTCGACGCGAAGCTGCGCGAATCCATGCGGTTCGAACTGAAGCGACTGCAGCGTGAGTTGGGGCTCACCGCCATCTATGTGACGCATGACCAGTCCGAGGCACTGGTGATGTCGAGCCGGATCGCCGTGATGAACGAGGGCCGCGTCGAGCAGATAGGCAAGCCGCGCGACATCTACACCGGCCCGGCGACCAGGTTCGTCGCCGAGTTCATCGGCACGTCCAACTTCCTGCCGGGCGTGGTGGCTTCGGTCGACGGCGACGAGGTCTCCGTGGACACGGCGGACGGCCGTCTGGTGTGCCGGGGCGCGGCCGGCCGGCCGGCGGTCGGTTCCGAGGTGCTGCTGTCGATCCGGCCCGAGGCCGTGTCGCTGGCCACCTCCCCGCAGCCGGACGCGGTCAACCGGTGGGCGGGCGAGGTCCTGGGCCGCGCCTTCATGGGCGACTGCGTCGACCATGTCGTGCGCGTCGGCGAGCTGGAGATCCGGATCCGGTCCAACCCGACCCAGTCCATCGAGCCGGGCACCCGGGTCCATCTGGCGGCGGACCCGGCGAAGGTCACGCTCGTACCGGCCGGCTGA
- the mnmA gene encoding tRNA 2-thiouridine(34) synthase MnmA, with protein MTENPQSRPLRVLAAMSGGVDSAVAAARAAEAGHDVTGVHLALSANPQSFRTGARGCCTIEDSRDARRAADVIGIPFYVWDLAERFREDVVEDFVAEYEAGRTPNPCLRCNEKIKFAALLDKALALGFDAVCTGHYATVLTREDGTRELHRASDMAKDQSYVLGVLDERQLAHAMFPLGDTLTTKGEIRAEAERRGLAVAKKPDSHDICFIADGDTQGFLARRLGTAEGDIVDEAGAKVGTHDGAFGFTIGQRKGLRIGHPAADGKPRYVLDISPVDNTVTVGPVDALDVTALTAIRPRWCGAAPTGPGTYTAQLRAHGGENTATAELTDGTLRVSFPEPVRGVAPGQAIVLYDGTRVVGSATIATTRRRDLANSAG; from the coding sequence ATGACTGAGAACCCGCAGAGCCGCCCCCTCCGTGTCCTCGCCGCCATGTCCGGCGGTGTCGACTCCGCTGTCGCCGCCGCCCGTGCCGCCGAAGCGGGGCACGACGTCACCGGCGTGCATCTGGCCCTCTCCGCCAACCCGCAGTCCTTCCGTACCGGTGCGCGCGGGTGCTGCACCATCGAGGACTCGCGCGACGCCCGCCGTGCCGCCGACGTCATCGGCATCCCCTTCTACGTGTGGGATCTCGCCGAGCGGTTCCGCGAGGACGTCGTGGAGGACTTCGTCGCGGAGTACGAGGCGGGGCGCACGCCCAACCCGTGCCTGCGCTGCAACGAGAAGATCAAGTTCGCGGCGCTGCTCGACAAGGCGCTCGCGCTCGGCTTCGACGCCGTGTGCACGGGCCACTACGCGACGGTGCTCACCCGCGAGGACGGCACCCGCGAGCTGCACCGTGCCAGCGACATGGCCAAGGACCAGTCGTACGTCCTCGGGGTGCTGGACGAGCGGCAGCTCGCGCACGCGATGTTCCCGCTCGGCGACACCCTCACCACCAAGGGCGAGATCCGGGCCGAGGCCGAGCGGCGCGGCCTCGCCGTGGCGAAGAAGCCCGACAGCCACGACATCTGCTTCATCGCCGACGGCGACACCCAGGGCTTCCTGGCCCGGCGCCTCGGTACGGCCGAGGGCGACATCGTCGACGAGGCGGGCGCGAAGGTCGGCACCCACGACGGCGCGTTCGGCTTCACGATCGGCCAGCGCAAGGGGCTGCGCATCGGCCACCCCGCCGCCGACGGCAAGCCGCGCTACGTGCTGGACATCTCCCCGGTCGACAACACCGTCACGGTGGGTCCCGTCGACGCGCTCGACGTCACGGCCCTCACCGCGATCAGGCCGCGCTGGTGCGGCGCCGCGCCCACCGGCCCCGGCACGTACACGGCGCAGCTGCGGGCACACGGCGGCGAGAACACCGCGACGGCCGAACTCACCGACGGGACGCTACGGGTGAGCTTCCCCGAGCCGGTGCGCGGTGTCGCACCGGGGCAGGCGATCGTGCTGTACGACGGCACGCGCGTGGTGGGTTCCGCGACGATCGCGACGACGCGCCGCCGCGATCTGGCGAACTCGGCGGGCTGA
- a CDS encoding ABC transporter permease codes for MTTTTRPTAPPLPSVPRVRPLARLRGWFNPQILVVGGAMVVVGYLAVVPLGFLLHDTFIGSRSELSFRAFERAYGAGSQAGTMMLNSLAFAFGSAAFALVVGATLAYLQVRTDIPFKGLLFAASLVPLIVPGILYAAAWIFLGDPSIGLVNTLVFKPVFGASPVNVYSLWGMIWVQGLHLAPVAFLLMVAAFRGMDPSLEESAAMSGASRVTILRRITLPLLRPALVSAALLMFVQSLESFEVPGLLGLQNGIYVFTSRIYFVLRAFPVDYGSAGAYAVGLLVIAAAGVLLSSWLQRRGGHATVTGKAFRPQPVELGRARGWVGAGVVVYFVVTVVLPVGVLVYASLLTSYAQPSLKALRGMSLHNYSEVLRLPIAATALKNSVLLGVGAATIVMLLAAIVSWAVVRTRIPGRRLLDLLAFTPIVIPGLVLGLALSFVYLRVPLPIYGTLGILLISYCTRYLPYGMRYASSAMTQMSKELEESAMVFGASWWQMFRRILVPLASSGLVAGWIYILVVSFRELSSTILLYSPGTEVLSVLIWEQFENGQLTTLAAVGVLMVALLVALVLLAYRLGARFGLPSDSPR; via the coding sequence GTGACCACCACGACGAGACCCACCGCTCCGCCACTGCCCTCCGTGCCCCGCGTGCGTCCGCTCGCCCGGCTGCGCGGCTGGTTCAACCCGCAGATCCTCGTCGTCGGCGGTGCGATGGTGGTCGTCGGCTACCTCGCCGTCGTGCCGTTGGGGTTCCTGCTGCACGACACGTTCATCGGCAGCCGCAGCGAGCTGTCGTTCCGCGCCTTCGAGCGGGCCTACGGGGCCGGGTCGCAGGCCGGCACGATGATGCTCAACTCCCTGGCGTTCGCCTTCGGTTCCGCCGCGTTCGCGCTCGTCGTCGGGGCCACGCTCGCGTATCTGCAGGTGCGTACGGACATTCCGTTCAAGGGGCTGCTGTTCGCCGCGTCCCTCGTACCGCTGATCGTGCCGGGCATCCTGTACGCGGCCGCCTGGATCTTCCTGGGCGACCCGTCCATCGGGCTCGTCAACACCCTCGTGTTCAAGCCGGTGTTCGGGGCGAGCCCGGTCAACGTCTATTCGCTGTGGGGCATGATCTGGGTGCAGGGCCTGCATCTGGCGCCGGTGGCCTTCCTGTTGATGGTGGCCGCCTTCCGGGGCATGGATCCCTCGCTGGAGGAGTCGGCCGCCATGTCCGGCGCGTCCCGCGTGACGATCCTGCGCCGGATCACCCTGCCCCTGCTGCGGCCCGCGCTGGTCTCGGCGGCGCTGCTGATGTTCGTCCAGTCACTGGAGAGCTTCGAGGTCCCGGGCCTGCTGGGGCTGCAGAACGGCATCTACGTGTTCACCTCCCGCATCTACTTCGTGCTGCGGGCGTTCCCCGTCGACTACGGCAGCGCGGGCGCGTACGCGGTGGGTCTGCTGGTCATCGCGGCGGCCGGGGTGCTGCTGTCGTCCTGGCTGCAGCGCCGGGGCGGCCACGCGACGGTCACCGGAAAGGCGTTCCGCCCCCAGCCCGTCGAACTGGGCCGCGCGCGGGGCTGGGTCGGTGCGGGCGTGGTGGTGTACTTCGTGGTCACCGTCGTCCTGCCGGTCGGTGTGCTGGTGTACGCCTCCCTGCTGACGTCGTACGCGCAGCCGTCGCTGAAGGCGCTGCGCGGCATGTCCCTGCACAACTACTCCGAGGTGCTGCGGCTGCCGATCGCGGCGACCGCGCTGAAGAACTCGGTGCTGCTCGGGGTGGGCGCGGCGACCATCGTGATGCTGCTCGCCGCGATCGTGTCCTGGGCCGTGGTGCGCACCCGCATCCCGGGCAGGCGTCTGCTGGACCTGCTCGCCTTCACCCCGATCGTCATCCCCGGGCTGGTGCTGGGCCTCGCGCTGTCCTTTGTCTACCTGCGGGTACCGCTGCCGATCTACGGCACGCTCGGCATCCTGCTCATCTCGTACTGCACCCGCTACCTGCCGTACGGGATGCGCTACGCGTCCTCCGCGATGACGCAGATGTCGAAGGAGCTGGAGGAGTCCGCGATGGTCTTCGGCGCCTCGTGGTGGCAGATGTTCCGGCGGATCCTGGTGCCGCTCGCGAGCAGCGGCCTCGTCGCCGGCTGGATCTACATCCTCGTGGTGTCCTTCCGGGAGCTGTCCAGCACGATCCTGCTCTACAGCCCGGGCACGGAGGTGCTGTCCGTGCTGATCTGGGAGCAGTTCGAGAACGGCCAGCTCACCACACTCGCCGCCGTCGGCGTGCTGATGGTGGCCCTGCTCGTCGCACTCGTCCTTCTCGCCTACCGGCTCGGCGCCCGTTTCGGCCTCCCGTCCGACTCCCCGCGCTAG
- a CDS encoding GNAT family N-acetyltransferase: MPDSADLPHSSGVTIRPLADLTELDLFRSLPYGLNDEIEADLDAGRRRLPWLWIALRHGRVVARAGWWARQEGAESLLLDIFDLESPGGPHRGDTSDGADTSDATHCADGSGAAGAADRVAVGAALLRAAMARLFPGTGPRPGYCRFLPPDWREIPEESRALGDRVEALQSTGARPLVERLRLQWLPGDPVPGPSKRLRFRHVASRGELVDLMTGVLDGTLDAHSRSDLSTMTARRCAEEQYDGELARYRSPQAWWRVATLPDGEPVGFVVPARNAYGPIIAYLGVLPAHRGAGYVTDVLGEGTRVLAAAGAERVRASTDVGNTPMARAFARAGYATFERQLDMTWEA, from the coding sequence GTGCCTGACTCGGCCGACCTGCCCCACTCGTCCGGAGTGACGATAAGACCACTGGCCGACCTGACGGAGCTGGACCTCTTCCGCTCCCTGCCCTACGGGCTGAACGACGAGATCGAAGCGGACCTGGACGCCGGGCGGCGCCGGCTCCCGTGGCTGTGGATCGCGCTGCGGCACGGCCGCGTGGTGGCGCGGGCGGGATGGTGGGCGCGCCAGGAGGGCGCCGAGTCGCTCCTCCTCGACATCTTCGACCTCGAAAGCCCCGGTGGCCCGCACCGTGGCGACACCTCCGACGGTGCGGACACCTCCGACGCGACCCACTGTGCTGACGGATCCGGTGCCGCGGGCGCCGCGGACCGCGTCGCGGTGGGCGCCGCGCTGCTGCGGGCAGCGATGGCCCGGCTGTTCCCCGGTACGGGCCCGCGCCCCGGATACTGCAGATTCCTCCCGCCCGACTGGCGTGAGATCCCCGAGGAGTCCCGGGCGCTCGGTGACCGTGTCGAAGCGCTGCAGAGCACGGGCGCACGCCCGCTGGTGGAGCGGCTGCGGCTGCAATGGCTGCCGGGTGACCCGGTCCCGGGCCCCTCGAAGCGGCTGCGCTTTCGTCACGTCGCCTCGCGCGGCGAGCTGGTGGACCTGATGACCGGCGTCCTGGACGGCACGCTGGACGCCCACAGCAGGAGCGACCTGTCCACCATGACCGCGCGCCGGTGCGCCGAGGAACAGTACGACGGCGAACTGGCGCGCTACCGCAGCCCGCAGGCGTGGTGGCGCGTCGCCACACTGCCCGACGGGGAACCGGTGGGCTTCGTGGTGCCCGCGCGCAACGCGTACGGCCCGATCATCGCGTACCTCGGCGTCCTGCCGGCGCACCGCGGCGCGGGGTATGTGACGGACGTCCTCGGCGAGGGCACCCGGGTCCTCGCGGCCGCCGGAGCGGAGCGCGTCAGGGCGTCGACGGACGTGGGGAACACCCCGATGGCGCGGGCGTTCGCGCGCGCCGGCTACGCGACGTTCGAGCGGCAGCTCGACATGACCTGGGAGGCATGA
- a CDS encoding bifunctional 5,10-methylenetetrahydrofolate dehydrogenase/5,10-methenyltetrahydrofolate cyclohydrolase, translated as MTDTTPAAPASAARQAPATGTARLMDGTGLARALVAEAAAKAADITARTGAAPCLATVLVGEDPASVTYVKMKRNRCAKAGVESRHVALPASVGTAELVETVGALSEDPSVHGILLQHPMGHHIDERAAFEAIAPAKDVDGVTMHSFAAMGFGLPGFASCTPGGIMRLLDAYDVDLAGKHAVVVGRSAILGKPAGMLLLGRDATVTYCHSRTKDLAAHVRDADVLIAAVGRARFIQGADIKPGAVVIDAGYNEGNVGDVDFESARERASLITPVPGGVGPMTIAVLLSQTVEAATRQLGLQAA; from the coding sequence ATGACCGACACCACCCCTGCCGCCCCCGCGTCCGCCGCCCGACAGGCCCCCGCCACGGGCACCGCCCGCCTGATGGACGGCACCGGCCTCGCCCGGGCGCTCGTCGCCGAGGCCGCCGCGAAGGCCGCGGACATCACCGCGAGGACCGGCGCCGCGCCCTGCCTCGCCACCGTCCTCGTCGGTGAGGACCCCGCGTCCGTCACCTACGTCAAGATGAAGCGCAACCGCTGCGCGAAGGCCGGTGTCGAGTCGCGCCACGTGGCGCTGCCCGCGAGCGTCGGCACCGCGGAACTCGTCGAGACCGTCGGCGCGCTCTCCGAGGACCCCTCGGTCCACGGCATCCTGCTTCAGCACCCGATGGGCCACCACATCGACGAGCGCGCCGCCTTCGAGGCGATCGCGCCCGCGAAGGACGTCGACGGCGTCACCATGCACTCGTTCGCCGCGATGGGCTTCGGCCTGCCCGGCTTCGCGTCCTGCACCCCCGGCGGGATCATGCGGCTGCTGGACGCGTACGACGTCGACCTCGCGGGCAAGCACGCCGTGGTCGTCGGGCGCAGCGCCATCCTCGGCAAGCCCGCCGGCATGCTGCTGCTGGGCCGCGACGCGACCGTCACGTACTGCCACTCGCGGACGAAGGACCTCGCCGCGCACGTCCGCGACGCCGACGTCCTGATCGCCGCGGTGGGCCGGGCCCGCTTCATCCAGGGCGCCGACATCAAGCCGGGCGCCGTGGTGATCGACGCGGGCTACAACGAGGGCAACGTCGGTGACGTCGACTTCGAGAGCGCCCGCGAGCGCGCGAGCCTGATCACCCCCGTGCCGGGCGGCGTCGGCCCGATGACCATCGCGGTCCTGCTCTCCCAGACCGTCGAGGCGGCGACCCGGCAGCTCGGCCTCCAGGCCGCGTGA